Proteins encoded by one window of Conger conger chromosome 1, fConCon1.1, whole genome shotgun sequence:
- the LOC133129528 gene encoding ornithine decarboxylase 1-like codes for MTTFTPEDFGFTLLEEGTSVQDVIDQKIDTLRAEESKEAFFVADLGEVVRRYQLWVREIPRVTPFYAVKCNDSPPIVKTLAALGAGFDCASKCEMEQVTSIGVDPSRIIFSHTIKPPTYLKYATSLGIQKMTFDNEAELVKIAQCCENPKLVLRITVDDTHSMFSMSTKFGAKLETCPALLKRAQELGLDVIGVSFHVGSYCMDPVSYTKAIENAKGIFDLAATIGYKMTFLDLGGGYPGFDIPDVLHFKQMAVEINLALDKYFPVSSEVQIISEPGRYFPSTAYTLAVNVVSKRVDIKKFSDDKDDGAKEKIVNYFVNDGIHSSFRFVIFHDTYVLPSAQKKSKPGECVYPSTIFGQTCDGHDLIVEEYNLPDIQVGQWMIFNHMGAYSVTTATNFNGFPMPKTNFVMTPILWKQLQEISAEAGQDRLKLCCLNADLDAVCTVMPGPTRKWRAKGGEGK; via the exons ATGACTACCTTCACTCCAGAGGACTTTGGCTTCACCTTGCTGGAGGAAGGGACTTCTGTCCAGGACGTCATCGATCAGAAGATCGACACGTTGCGTGCGGAG GAGTCCAAAGAGGCCTTCTTTGTGGCGGACCTGGGGGAGGTGGTGAGGAGGTACCAGTTGTGGGTACGTGAGATACCTCGAGTCACGCCCTTCTACGCCGTTAAGTGCAACGAcagccctcccattgtcaagACGCTTGCCGCCCTGGGGGCAGGGTTCGACTGCGCCAGTAAG TGTGAGATGGAGCAAGTGACGTCTATCGGGGTGGACCCCAGCAGGATCATCTTTTCCCACACCATCAAGCCGCCCACCTACCTGAAATACGCCACTTCCCTTGGGATCCAGAAGATGACCTTCGACAACGAGGCAGAGCTTGTTAAGATCGCCCAAtgctgtgaaaatcccaa gctGGTCCTCCGCATTACTGTGGATGACACGCATTCCATGTTCTCCATGAGCACCAAGTTCGGGGCGAAGCTGGAGACATGCCCGGCACTCCTGAAACGTGCGCAGGAGCTGGGCCTGGACGTCATCGGGGTCAGCTTCCACGTGGGCAGCTACTGTATGGATCCTGTGTCCTACACAAAGGCCATCGAAAATGCCAAAGGCATCTTTGACCTGGCG GCAACGATTGGCTACAAAATGACCTTCCTGGACCTTGGTGGAGGATACCCTGGGTTTGACATTCCCGATGTTCTTCACTTTAAACAG ATGGCCGTTGAAATAAATCTCGCTCTGGACAAGTACTTCCCCGTCAGCTCCGAAGTCCAAATAATCAGCGAGCCCGGCCGCTACTTCCCATCGACAGCCTACACGCTGGCTGTCAATGTCGTCAGTAAGAGGGTGGACATCAAGAAGTTCAGTGATG aCAAAGATGACGGGGCCAAGGAGAAGATCGTTAATTACTTTGTGAATGATGGGATCCACTCTTCATTTAGATTCGTCATTTTCCACGATACCTACGTCCTGCCAAGTGCACAAAAG AAAAGTAAGCCAGGTGAGTGCGTCTACCCCAGCACCATCTTCGGCCAGACCTGTGATGGGCACGACCTCATTGTGGAAGAATACAACCTGCCGGATATACAGGTGGGCCAATGGATGATATTTAACCACATGGGGGCCTACTCCGTCACCACTGCCACCAACTTCAACGGCTTCCCGATGCCTAAAACCAACTTTGTGATGACCCCGATATTATG GAAACAGCTTCAGGAGATCTCTGCTGAGGCGGGCCAAGATCGTTTGAAGCTGTGCTGTCTCAACGCTGACTTGGATGCCGTCTGCACAGTGATGCCTGGCCCCACCCGCAAGTGGAGAGctaaagggggggaggggaagtaG